A window from Salvia miltiorrhiza cultivar Shanhuang (shh) chromosome 2, IMPLAD_Smil_shh, whole genome shotgun sequence encodes these proteins:
- the LOC131012620 gene encoding protein FAR1-RELATED SEQUENCE 9, whose protein sequence is MNNSSNRQRNLGPGVQYLLDYLKRMQSENPGFFYAFEGDSELCGNVFWADAASRSNYSYFGDTVRVDTSYRSSRSKIPFVTFTGVNHHGDPVLFGCALLLNESDASFVWLLQTWLRAMSGRVPVSVTSDPDRLIQMAVAQVLPEARNRFCRWSVLRQTQEKLGNVCQVNPSFDFELRKCVNEADTVEEFESCWGSLVSRYYLMNNEWLQSLYNIRDQWVPVYLRDVFFGELSAVDCSDASSFFSDGFLSSSPTIQLLIKQYEKVASSWHEKELKDDFDTSTATPVLKTPSPMEKQAASLYTRRIFMNFQGELVETLANPATIVDESGGVTTYRVAKFGEEHRAHTVRFSTFEMKATCSCRMFEFSGITCRHILSVFRAKNVLMLPSEYVLKRWTRNAKTGCGEAMPGSAFGGPSTYQESQIVRHDNLRQEALKYVEEGAKSIHVYNVAMNALQGASKRVAAVKSRNSGSAHCTIEANGGNKEMHAIKNQSSSCLSREEKEKKIQELTAEVEQTNQRCEVYRAILLALFRDMEDQKLKLSVKVQSARLSLKE, encoded by the exons ATGAATAATAGCAGCAATAGGCAGAGAAACCTGGGCCCCGGGGTTCAATATTTACTGGATTATCTAAAAAGAATGCAGTCTGAGAATCCTGGTTTTTTCTATGCGTTTGAGGGTGACAGTGAGCTGTGTGGGAATGTGTTTTGGGCCGATGCTGCTTCTCGGTCGAACTATAGCTATTTCGGTGACACTGTTAGGGTTGACACGTCGTATAGGTCCAGCCGGTCTAAGATACCATTCGTCACCTTCACCGGTGTAAACCACCATGGTGATCCTGTCCTCTTTGGTTGTGCATTGCTTCTGAATGAATCGGACGCCTCCTTCGTCTGGCTGCTCCAGACGTGGCTCCGTGCAATGTCTGGACGCGTCCCTGTGTCCGTCACTAGTGATCCCGATAGGCTGATTCAGATGGCCGTGGCGCAGGTGCTCCCAGAGGCACGTAACCGCTTCTGTAGGTGGAGTGTGCTCAGGCAGACGCAGGAGAAGTTGGGCAACGTGTGTCAGGTGAACCCGAGCTTCGACTTTGAGTTGAGGAAGTGTGTGAATGAGGCCGACACGGTTGAGGAGTTCGAGTCTTGTTGGGGGAGTTTAGTGAGTAGGTACTATTTGATGAATAATGAGTGGCTGCAGTCTTTGTATAATATCCGTGATCAGTGGGTCCCGGTTTACTTGAGGGATGTGTTTTTTGGGGAACTATCCGCAGTGGACTGCAGTGATGCCTCGAGCTTTTTCTCTGACGGTTTCTTGAGCAGCTCGCCCACGATACAGCTGTTGATTAAACAGTATGAGAAGGTTGCTTCGAGCTGGCACGAGAAGGAATTGAAGGATGACTTTGATACGTCTACTGCTACTCCCGTTTTGAAGACGCCGTCCCCTATGGAAAAGCAGGCTGCTAGCCTTTACACTCGGAGAATTTTCATGAACTTTCAAGGGGAACTGGTGGAAACCCTTGCTAATCCGGCAACTATAGTCGACGAATCCGGTGGAGTAACAACGTATCGGGTAGCTAAATTTGGCGAGGAGCACAGAGCTCACACAGTCAGATTCAGCACGTTTGAGATGAAAGCTACGTGTAGCTGTCGGATGTTTGAGTTTTCAGGTATCACTTGCAGACATATACTCTCGGTTTTCAGAGCCAAGAATGTGCTCATGCTCCCGTCTGAATATGTTCTGAAACGCTGGACAAGAAACGCCAAGACCGGTTGTGGAGAAGCCATGCCCGGATCTGCTTTTGGAGGGCCAAGCACTTATCAAGAATCTCAAATTGTTCGTCATGATAATCTACGCCAAGAAGCTCTGAAGTACGTGGAAGAAGGCGCGAAATCTATACACGTTTACAATGTGGCAATGAACGCTCTGCAAGGGGCTTCAAAACGCGTCGCTGCTGTAAAGAGCAGAAACTCTGGCTCTGCCCATTGCACCATTGAAGCAAATGGAGGAAACAAGGAGATGCACGCAATCAAGAATCAATCTTCATCGTGCCTATCCCGG gaggagaaggagaagaaaatcCAAGAACTGACAGCAGAAGTGGAGCAGACGAACCAAAGATGCGAAGTGTATCGAGCAATTCTGCTTGCACTtttcagagacatggaagaccAGAAGCTGAAGCTCTCAGTGAAGGTCCAGAGCGCGCGCCTTTCACTAAAAGAGTAA